The Apium graveolens cultivar Ventura chromosome 6, ASM990537v1, whole genome shotgun sequence genome contains a region encoding:
- the LOC141668723 gene encoding BOI-related E3 ubiquitin-protein ligase 1-like gives MAVEARYINMNIFPQQIITNNYGYDNSFGAMAEDLLPFNQSVIEAKNSMKAESGLTYNNFPSHPRKRSRDSMNELNRVIVPQQHSHVHDFEHNFPVQMQQQQLEIDQIIAQHTKKIRMEIEERQKQQARILVSAIGERVMKKLQEKDEEIQKIAKLNHALQDRVKNLFVENQLWKDLAQTNEATVMSLRSNLEQVLAQVSDERQFVVPGNLGEEAESCCGSSGGDEEEEVSARRRVGNKMCRKCGERESCVLLLPCRHLCLCTVCGTTLQSTCPVCNSSMNASVHVNLSD, from the exons ATGGCCGTTGAAGCTAGATACATTAACATGAATATTTTCCCTCAGCAAATCATCACAAACAACTACGGATACGATAATAGTTTTGGCGCAATGGCGGAGGATTTGTTACCGTTCAATCAATCTGTAATTGAAGCCAAAAATTCAATGAAAGCCGAGAGTGGACTCACTTATAATAATTTCCCATCTCATCCACGAAAACGCTCTCGAGACTCCATGAACGAGTTGAACCGAGTCATTGTTCCACAACAGCACTCTCATGTTCACGACTTCGAACACAATTTCCCGGTCCAGATGCAACAACAGCAACTCGAGATTGATCAAATCATCGCACAACAT ACAAAGAAGATAAGAATGGAGATTGAAGAAAGACAAAAGCAACAAGCGAGAATATTAGTATCAGCAATAGGAGAAAGAGTGATGAAGAAATTACAAGAAAAAGACGAAGAGATTCAAAAAATTGCTAAATTAAATCACGCACTTCAAGACAGGGTCAAAAATTTATTCGTGGAAAATCAATTATGGAAAGACCTAGCACAAACTAATGAAGCAACCGTGATGTCACTCCGTTCTAACCTAGAGCAAGTGCTGGCGCAAGTTTCCGATGAACGGCAGTTTGTTGTGCCCGGGAATTTGGGGGAAGAAGCGGAGTCGTGTTGCGGGAGTTCTGGCGGTGATGAGGAGGAGGAAGTGAGTGCACGGCGGCGCGTGGGAAATAAGATGTGCCGGAAATGTGGAGAGCGGGAGTCGTGTGTGTTGTTGCTGCCGTGTAGGCATTTGTGTTTGTGTACGGTTTGTGGGACCACTTTGCAGTCCACGTGTCCAGTGTGTAATTCAAGCATGAATGCTTCTGTGCATGTCAATCTTTCTGATTAA